Proteins from a single region of Salvelinus sp. IW2-2015 linkage group LG4p, ASM291031v2, whole genome shotgun sequence:
- the LOC111960640 gene encoding uncharacterized protein encodes MQSSRRLLVVLSPAYLTEKSVSLLECRLGLYIQLTSHAHIITVLYSPLPRLPASCTEAKQLRRSTATITWRGRQSEPSTSRFWKRLRLALPVRPLALGRRLIDSTSSHSDLATSLGQQRQPQGAAGPQRQRGGKSAASSGGRGRGRKWRIQRIQEARSREMWKAGHGKNCRVCVREPRGVLGRAAVKTQHPHQPIANSDRPVTQPRLHPSSTETQLGLHSSSTKAQPGLHQISTETEPELHPSSTTTQVGLDPKSTETPAEQPHPSPSQPQNSDNCACDLQ; translated from the coding sequence ATGCAGTCAAGCCGCCGGCTCCTGGTGGTCCTGAGCCCTGCCTACCTGACAGAGAAGAGTGTCAGCCTGCTGGAGTGTCGCTTGGGCCTCTACATCCAGCTCACCAGCCACGCACACATCATCACAGTCCTTTACAGCCCCCTCCCGAGACTACCGGCCTCTTGCACTGAGGCCAAGCAGCTACGCCGCAGTACCGCCACTATCACCTGGAGGGGACGCCAGTCGGAGCCGTCCACCTCTCGCTTCTGGAAGCGCCTGCGCCTGGCCCTGCCTGTGAGACCGCTGGCTCTGGGGAGGAGGCTCATCGACAGCACCTCGTCCCACTCCGACCTGGCCACTTCTTTGGGCCAGCAGCGTCAGCCGCAGGGTGCCGCCGggccacagagacagaggggtggcaAGAGTGCAGCAAGCAGCGGTGGCAGAGGCAGGGGGCGCAAGTGGAGGATACAGAGGATACAGGAGGCGCGCAGCAGAGAGATGTGGAAGGCGGGCCACGGTAAGAactgtagagtgtgtgtgagagagcctcGTGGCGTCTTGGGTAGGGCGGCTGTGAAGACCCAGCATCCACATCAACCCATAGCAAACAGTGACAGACCTGTGACCCAACCAAGACTTCATCCAAGCAGCACAGAGACCCAACTAGGACTTCATTCAAGCAGCACAAAAGCCCAACCAGGACTTCATCAAATCAGTACAGAGACCGAACCAGAACTACATCCAAGCAGCACAACGACCCAAGTAGGACTCGACCCTAAGAGTACTGAAACTCCAGCAGAACAACCACATCCTTCCCCTAGCCAACCACAGAACTCTGACAACTGTGCGTGCGACCTACAGTAG